ACCCTAAACTGATTTATCAAGACTgctaattttttttacttaatatgCCAGCCAGACTGGTGAGCAACAATCCATGCACAGCATATCAATCGTTGCCTTTCAACTTAAAATCATACAGAACCTCAAGAATGCAATTATCACTACAAAATAGTCTTAAAATCATAGTCACTGATGCAAGTACCACAATCTCCATTACTACCTTATCACCAATCCCCATACATTTTGAGTACTTCTAAGATACAGATCATCTTACATTTACCTTGTCACCAACCCCCATAAATTTTGAGTACTTAAAAGATATAGATCATTTAATTGCACCTTGCCACCAATCTTCGTTATCGCCTTGCAAGATTTTAATcttgttttttttaagaaatattaAGCAACTCTCTCATCACTATTATTAGTCCCCTCAAGAAAACTGAGATTTTCAATTGTAAAGTTGCACTTTACTACTAATGAAACAATCACAACAGCTCAATCTAGACCAAAATACTGGTGAGGATTCATAATGCCCCATGCTTGAAGGTAAAAAGTACATTCTTAACTTTCATTATTTGATCAGCCAGAAAGATACCCAACCAGGCTCAGTGTTGATTGTTGAACCTTCATATCTGATCCTAAACTACCTTAACTATTTTCTAAGAACGTACCAAAAACAAACATCTTGTACTCATTTCCTAGCTACAAATGATTCCATTTTAGTAGAACTATCATCTTTTCACAAACATATTATTCTCCAAAATAGTTTAACTGATAGAGGATAACAGTTTATAAATGTATAGATGCATGTATAAAATTGgtgaaaaaaaaagtaaatgtCCATTTCATAATTTTAATATCTTACCTGCTACTAGGATCTGTAATATCATCCTCATCCACATCAAATGGGCAAGTGAAGTCAGGCTCATCAAAGTCCTCTGGGAATGACCGACTAGAGCTTCTGGAAAATGGCCTATTTTCCTCTTTCTTGAGTGGGAACAACTAAAAAAACACAAGAaattaaatacaagcaaacatATGAGAATCAAAGTTTATTCATCATGGCTATATGTACCTTCTCATTTGGTATCCCAGAATGCAGTACACCCATGCCTTTATCAGACCTATACGTACTAGATCTCAAACTTTTAAGGGGAGGGGATGGAGGCAAAGTTTGCTTGAATGCAGGGGAATTAGCAAGCTTAGCCATTGGTATGCGGACTGGAGCACTTTCCGATCGTAAAAGAGCATTTGATAGATGACTCCCAGGGATACGGATTGGAGGTGATGGGGAAGCAGAAGGTGATGATGATATAGAAAATACAGGTGACTGAAAATACTCGTCAAAAGCTGTATCTTTCTTATGAATTAAAGATGTCTCAGGCGGATGAGGAGGCAAGCTTGAAGGTGGAAAGCGACGAAAGCTTGGGTTAGAATTTAAAGCTTGAGGTTCTGAATGAGTTGGTGAAGGAGAGAATGAAGCCAAAGGCGTTGAAGTTCTATATGCATCAAAACTCCAACTATGCCGCCTAGTAAATGGGGAAGATGATGGAGAACCATGAGATGCTACTCCAGTCACAGGAATTGATGGGAACCGTCTAAGGGGGTCTGCCAATGGGCTTCCAACATAATCAGGTATAACTTGTGGGGACAATGGAGTTGATGGTTCAGAGTTTATGTCTGAGATTTCTGAACGATACAACACTGAAATGCAAAGCCTACCACAAGAGGTATCCACAGGTGTGAACACAAATCTCTGCATTTCTGCCTCTTCCCTACGAGTGAATGGCTCAACAAAAGAAGATACTCGATGAGCAAGAGTAAATGGGCGAATTTGACTAGAAGAGTTGAGATCATGATATATCTTATAAGCAGGTAACAGCCTAACAGTGGCATACAAAGACCTCAAGAGTAGGATTGTTTTCTTATACAAAGTACTATTGCTAGACCTCCTGTTCCCATGACTAGTATCTCTAGTCTTTCTACTCTCATAATGCACTACCCATCTCTCTACAATCTTTTCACTCCTTTCCAAACACCCATACTCTTCTTGATCAGAGTTCATGCAGACAGGATACCTCTCTTTCATTGAAAGATTCCTAACAAGCTCCTTCCTTGTGGAAGAATGCATTGGATCACAATCAACAGGTCTCTGGACCAAAATCACATCAACCACCATAGGTTCTAGATTGTTCTGGCGCCAGAGA
The genomic region above belongs to Humulus lupulus chromosome 1, drHumLupu1.1, whole genome shotgun sequence and contains:
- the LOC133802913 gene encoding autophagy-related protein 13b isoform X1; the encoded protein is MASSNSNAHTESAKMEQIITEFFAKSLQILLESRSPCLSSRNYSGEQGISSPSSSSSSSSSVRPRDKWFNLALRECPAALENIDLWRQNNLEPMVVDVILVQRPVDCDPMHSSTRKELVRNLSMKERYPVCMNSDQEEYGCLERSEKIVERWVVHYESRKTRDTSHGNRRSSNSTLYKKTILLLRSLYATVRLLPAYKIYHDLNSSSQIRPFTLAHRVSSFVEPFTRREEAEMQRFVFTPVDTSCGRLCISVLYRSEISDINSEPSTPLSPQVIPDYVGSPLADPLRRFPSIPVTGVASHGSPSSSPFTRRHSWSFDAYRTSTPLASFSPSPTHSEPQALNSNPSFRRFPPSSLPPHPPETSLIHKKDTAFDEYFQSPVFSISSSPSASPSPPIRIPGSHLSNALLRSESAPVRIPMAKLANSPAFKQTLPPSPPLKSLRSSTYRSDKGMGVLHSGIPNEKLFPLKKEENRPFSRSSSRSFPEDFDEPDFTCPFDVDEDDITDPSSRPESFEQKGPFCEPLDPEGSFPTRTHDAAVGALVLMLRKAPPLRQDFSKSVDSSDVLSPENWGNTNQSSDAPFQQAASSSVMSSRLVISKTTADALEELQGYRELKNLLLSQGSKSQI
- the LOC133802913 gene encoding autophagy-related protein 13b isoform X2: MASSNSNAHTESAKMEQIITEFFAKSLQILLESRSPCLSSRNYSGEQGISSPSSSSSSSSSVRPRDKWFNLALRECPAALENIDLWRQNNLEPMVVDVILVQRPVDCDPMHSSTRKELVRNLSMKERYPVCMNSDQEEYGCLERSEKIVERWVVHYESRKTRDTSHGNRRSSNSTLYKKTILLLRSLYATVRLLPAYKIYHDLNSSSQIRPFTLAHRVSSFVEPFTRREEAEMQRFVFTPVDTSCGRLCISVLYRSEISDINSEPSTPLSPQVIPDYVGSPLADPLRRFPSIPVTGVASHGSPSSSPFTRRHSWSFDAYRTSTPLASFSPSPTHSEPQALNSNPSFRRFPPSSLPPHPPETSLIHKKDTAFDEYFQSPVFSISSSPSASPSPPIRIPGSHLSNALLRSESAPVRIPMAKLANSPAFKQTLPPSPPLKSLRSSTYRSDKGMGVLHSGIPNEKLFPLKKEENRPFSRSSSRSFPEDFDEPDFTCPFDVDEDDITDPSSSYLCKKHII